ATTTTCCAAATGAGGTCAGAACGATGGATGAATTCCTGACAGAGTTCAAAAAGGGACAGATGAAGCCGGCATATTATGTTCAGGGTGGCTATCGTGTCCTGGAAGTCCAGAATAACGACAAAAAAGTCCAAAATAGTATAAAAATACCATTTACCTTTCCAGCTAGAAGTGATAGTATGTATCTATAGTGTGCGTAAGAAATGGTATATTTAAATAAAAGAAAGGTGGAAATATACAATGATTACAGTTAACGCAATGGGAGATAACTGCCCGATTCCGGTTATCAAGACAAAAAAAGCAATGGATGCACTTACAGGACCGGAGACAATCGAAGTATTAGTTGATAACGAGATTGCCGTACAGAATGTGACAAAGATGGCTACAAGTGCCGGAGGAAAAGTTACATCTGAGCAGAAAGCTGAGAAAGAATATGTTGTTACGATCGAGATGGAAGGAGCACCAGCAGCAGAGGATGATGCAGAGGACGACAATACAGTTGTTGTAATAAGCTCTGACCGCATGGGTACAGGTAACGATGAACTTGGTAAAGTCCTGATCAAAGGATTTATTTTTGCTGTAACTCAGCTTGATAAATTACCAAAGACTATGCTTTTCTATAATGGAGGAGCAACACTTACAACTGAAGGATCTGATTCATTAGAAGATCTGAAATCTCTGGAAGCACAGGGAGTAGAGATTATGACATGTGGAACATGTCTTGATTACTATGGATTAAAAGACAAGCTTGCAGTAGGTTCTGTGACTAATATGTACAGCATTGTTGAGACACAGGCAAAAGCAACTAAGATCATTAAACCATAAGATGAGCACGCGAAGGGCGTGCCAGATGCTGTCTTGGGGGACAGCTCTGGAATTACCGGATTGAGATGAAAAGAGGAGCCTTCTGTTGTGACTGAATGGAAAGCTCCTTTTATTCATATATAATTATTTATTCAACATTGAGGAGGAATTAAGAAAAATGAAAACAAATGTCAAGTTGACTAGCTTAAGCAAGACTTCGGGGTGAGCGGCCAAAATAGGTCCGGAGACCCTTGCTCAGGTACTGAGTAAGCTGCCAAAATTTCAGGATGATAAGTTAATAGTAGGGATTGAGACATCCGATGATGCAGCCATCTATAAAGTCACTGACGATATCGCGATGATTCAAACGGTAGATTTTTTCACTCCGATTGTTGATGATCCTTATATGTTCGGACAAATCGCCGCAGCCAATTCATTGAGTGATGTATGGGCTATGGGTGGGGAACCGGCGGTTGCACTGAATATTGTTGGATTCCCGAATTGTCTGGATCCGGCAATCCTTGGTGATATACTGGCTGGTGGTGCAGATAAAGTAAAAGAAGCAGGAGCAGTGCTGGTAGGCGGACATTCTGTACAGGACGATGAGCCGAAGTATGGATTGTGCGTGTCTGGTTTTGTACATCCTGACAAGATATTCAAGAACTATGGATGCAGACCGGGAGATATTCTTGTATTGACAAAACAGATCGGAAGCGGTGTGGTAAATACAGCGATCAAAGCTGATATGGCATCACCTTCCGCAATCCGTGAAGCGGAGACGGTCATGGCGTCATTGAATAAACTTGGAAAACAAGTAGTTGAGAAATTCGACGTATCTGCATGTACAGATATTACAGGATTTGGACTTTTAGGACACTGTGTAGAGATGGCATCTGCCAGTGAAGTAACCTTCGAGATCAATGTCCGTGATATCGAATATTTTGCAGACGCAATTGACTATGCGAAGATGGGACTTGTTCCGGCGGGGGCATACAAGAACCGCGGATATTCTATCGATCAGGTCGAGGTTGGACATGTGGAAGATTTCTATCTGGATCTTCTGTATGATCCACAGACATCAGGTGGATTGTTGATGAGTGTGGCACCGGAGAATCTTCAGGAGATGCTTGCAGATTTTCGCGCGGCACATATGGATACTAAGATTTCTATTATTGGAAAAGTGGCAGAGAAGAGCGATAAGCTGATTCGTCTGTATTAGTTAGACGAACAAAAGAATAAGAAGGGGAACAAAGAAGTTATGAATAAGAATATGTTATACCGCAGCATTCCGAAAGTGGATGTATTGCTGGAAGACCCGGAGATTCAGGGGCTGATTGAAACATACAGCCGGGATACGGTAGTGGAATCGATTCATTTGGAGATGGATGCACTTAGAAAATATATCGGAACATGCGAGGATGAGGAAAAGGCAAAAGAACAGATTGGGAATCTGAATATGAATGTTCGAAGAACAGTAACTGCCATGCATACACCGAATATGCGTTCAGTCATCAATGGTACAGGAACGATTCTTCATACGAATCTTGGACGAGCACCGATCAGCCAGAAACACATGAATCGGATCGCTCAGATTGCAACGGGATATTCTAATCTGGAATACAATCTGGAAGCCGGAAGACGCGGAGAGAGATATTCACATTTTGAAAAACTGCTCTGTAAGATTACAGGCGCAGAGGCTGCAATGGCGGTAAATAATAACGCGGCAGCTGTTATGCTTATTTTAAGTTCCCTTGCAAAAGGAGGCGAAGTCGTTGTATCCCGTGGTGAGCTTGTTGAAATCGGTGGAAAATTCCGGGTTCCGGATGTTATGGAACAAAGTGGAGCAACACTGGTAGAAGTCGGAACGACTAACAAGACACATTATGATGATTATGAGAGCGCAATTACAGAAGAGACAAAGGCGCTTCTGAAAGTTCATACAAGTAATTATCGAATCGTAGGATTTACAGATACAGTAGGAATTGATGAATTGATTCCGATTGCGAAAGAACATGATATTCCGGTCATTGAAGATCTGGGAAGCGGTGTTCTGATCGATCTTAGCAAATATGGGATCACTTATGAACCTACTGTTCAGGATTCCATCAGAAAAGGAGCAGATGTGGTGTGCTTCAGCGGCGATAAGCTGCTTGGGGGTCCGCAGGCTGGAATTATTATCGGTAAGAAAAAATATATCGATATGATGAAAAAGAACCAGCTTACCCGTGCTCTTCGAATTGACAAATTTACAGCAACAGCATTGGAACTGGTACTTCAGGAATACCTGTCTGAGGAAAATGCGATCCAGAATATTCCGGTACTTAAGATGATTACAAAGTCTTATGACGAGACGGTTGCAGAAGCAAAGACATTTAAGCGTATGCTTCAGAGAGCAAAGCTGCCTGCAGCTTATGAAGTTGTGGATTGTGAATCTCAGATTGGCGGAGGATCTCTTCCGCTGGAACGAATTCCAAGTGCTGCAGTTGCAATCCATCCGGAAAAGATCAGTGTTCCGGAGCTGGAAGAACGTATGAGACATTTGCCTGTTCCGATTATTCCAAGAACGGTAAATGATACGATTCTTTTGGATGTGAGAACATTGGATAAAGATGCAATGACACTTGCTGTAAAGCAGTTAAAAGAGATGGATATATTAGAAGAAACAAGTCTTTTATAGAGACAATTAGGAGTATAGAGACAGATGAAGAATATTATCATTGGTACAGCCGGACATATCGATCATGGAAAGACAACTTTGATCAAAGCTCTTACAGGAAGAAATACAGACCGCTGGGAAGAAGAACAGAAGAGAGGAATCACCATAGATCTTGGATTTACATATTTTGATCTTCCAAGTGGAGACCGTGCGGGAATTATCGATGTTCCTGGACATGAGAGATTTATCAACAATATGGTGGCCGGAGTTGTAGGAATGGATCTGGTGCTTCTTGTTATTGCGGCGGATGAAGGAATTATGCCGCAGACAAGGGAACACATGGATATCTTACATCTTCTGGGAATTGAAAAGAGTATTATTGTCCTGAATAAATGCGATATCGTAGATGAAGAATGGCTGGAACTGGTGGAAGAGGAAGTGCGTGAAGAATTAAAAGGCACATTTCTGGAAAAAGCACCGGTATGTAAGGTGTCTGCTGCAACCGGTCAGGGACTGGAAGAACTGATTCAGGTGATCGAGCATATGACAAGTGATGAAGTTGTAGCTAAAGATGTGAATACAATTCCGAGACTTCCGATTGACCGCGCATTTACATTGTCTGGGTTTGGCACGATCATTACCGGAACCCTTGTGTCTGGTACGATTCGTAAAGAAGATACTCTGGAAATGTATCCGATTGGCAAAGAGTGCAAGATTCGCAGCATTCAGGTGCATGGTCAGGATAAAAAAGAGTGTTATGCGGGACAACGTGTGGCAATTAATCTGTCTAATGTTAAGAAAAAAGAAATTCAGCGAGGTTGTGTGCTGGCACCGCCGGCAAGTATGAAAAATACAGATCTGCTGGATGTGAAGATGAATATACTGGACTCCTCTATGCGGGTATTGACGAATCATACGAGATTACATCTGTTTACAGGAACGAGTGAAATTTTATGCCGTGCAGTACTGCTTGATAAAGAAGAAATCGGACCAGGTGAGAGTGGATATGTTCAACTTCGCCTGGAAGATGAAATCGCAGTACGCAGAGGCGATAAGTTTGTAGTCCGTTTTTATTCTCCGATGGAGACGATTGGGGGAGGCGTGATTCTTGAGCCAAATCCGGGTGTGAAGAGACGTTTTCAACAAGATGTGATTGAAGAACTTAAGAGAAAAGAATCCGGTTCTTCAGCGGATGTAATTGAACTTCATATAAAAGAACATGGAGACACAATGATCACTTCTGCAGAACTTGCAAAGCTGACGGCATTGTCCATGGATGAGGTAAACCAGGATATAGAAGAATTAAAAGAGAATGGCCAGATTTATGTATTCCCGATGAAAAAAGATACATTTACATGGCATGCGGATTCAAAACGTGGAGCAGTACAGGCGATTGTGAAGAGTCTGGAATCCTATGAAAAAGAGAATCCGTATCGTTATGGAATGAAGAAAGCGGAAGTGCAGATGACACATTTTAAGGGAATGAAACCGAATGTGTTTGATAAAGTCATTGAGCTGTTGGAAACTGAGGGATATGTGAAACGTGTCGGAGAGTTTTTGTGCACACCTCAGTTTGAAATAAAGAAAGATGAGACGTATAACAAGATAGCAAAGACCGTGCTTGGTACATTTGAAAGTGCGAAATATGACTTTGCAAAATATTCAGAGATTGACTTTGGAAAGACTCCAAGAGCAATGGCTGATGATATCCTGAATGTATTGCTGGTCGAGGGTAAAGTAGTAAAAATCGCAGAAGATATGTATACACTGACGGAATATATGGAAGAAGCAAAGAATATCATTCGGGAGAAATTAGCGGAAGATCCGGTTATTACTATTGCTCAGGTACGAGATATATTTGCGACCAGCCGAAAGAGTGCGAAACCAATTTTGGAATATATGGACAGTATCAAAGTTACCAAGAAAGTCGGAGCGGAAAGTGAAAGGGTAGCATACTAATGAACTTGAAACAATTAGAGGCTTTTGTACAGGTATCTGAAAGCGGCAGCTTTTCGAAGGCTGCCAAAGAACTTTTCCTGACACAGCCGACAATCAGTGCGCATATTTCCTCCCTGGAAAAGGAATTGAATGTACGGTTATTTATAAGAAATACAAAAGAAGTAAGTCTGTCAGATGACGGAAAAGATCTGTACCGTTATGCGAAGCAGATCACAGATCTTGAAAAGGCGATAGAAGAACGGTTTTATATGGATAGTGATGATGGAAAACATTTTATCACAATTGCGGCATCAACAATACCTGCGCAGTATCTTCTGCCGAAAGTATTGATGTGTTACAGAGAACGCTATCCAAAAGAGCAGATTAAGATTATGGAAACCGATAGTAGTGAAGTGGTTACACAGGTTGTAGATCACATGGTCGATGTCGGCTTTACAGGTACTGTACTTGAGAAAAAGCACTGCAAGTACATACCTTTCTATAAGGATGAACTGGCTGTGATCACTCCGGATACACCGGAATATAGAATACTGAAAGAACAGAATCGTGATGACATTGACTGGATCAAAAGGAAACCGCTGATTTTACGTGAAGAAGGATCAGGTACTAGAAAAGAAGCGGAAAAACAGTTGAAAAATGCTGGAATATCCATGGAGGATTTGGATATTGTGGCGAGCATTGCGAATCAGGAGACAATTAAAAAGTCTGTAAAACAAGGCATGGGGATTACGGTTCTTTCCAGACTGGCAGCTGAGGATGAAGATGGCCTGCTTATATTCCCGATTCCGGGCGCTGATGAAGGACGAGATATCAATCTGGTCTATAATAAAAATTATCAGATGACAAGATCGGCAGACCGTTTTATCCGGATCGTAAAGGAAGTATATGACATAGAATAGTGGTTACGGAACATATAAGTGACTATGAAATATATAAATGACTATGAAATATATCAGTGACTTGTTTAAAGAAAGAGAAAGAGATAGAATTAAGTTTGTACAATGATGTTGGGACCCTGGCATCGTACAATAAATATATAGAAGCGACGAAAGGGGATATTAGCGTGATATATATGGATAATGCGGCAACGACTATGCATAAACCGAAGACGGTGATCGATGCGGTAGTCGCAGCTATGAGTTCTATGGGAAATGCCGGACGTGGTGCGAATGAGGCGTCTTTAAGTGCATCAAGAATTATTTATGATACGAGAGAAAGGCTTGCAAAATTATTTGGGGCAGAAAATCCGAAGCAGATTGTGTTTACAATGAATTCGACGGAGAGTCTGAATATTGCGATTAAAGGATTGATTGAACCGGGAGATCATGTGATCACAACCATGCTGGAGCATAACTCTGTGCTTCGACCACTCTATGAGATGGAAGAAAGAGGCGCGAAGCTTACGATTATAAAAGCAGACAAGCAGGGGAATTTTTCCCTGGAAGATATGGAAGCTGCGATCACGCCAAAGACAAAAGCTATAGTATGTACCAATGGTTCCAATCTTACAGGAAATTATGTGGATGTTGCAGCTGTCGGTGAGATGGCACATAGACACGGAGTTCTTTTGATCGTAGATGCATCTCAGACGGCGGGAGTATTTCCGATTGATGTTCAGAAAATGAATATTGACGTGCTTTGTTTTACTGGACACAAAGGTCTGCTTGCTCCGCAGGGGACCGGAGGTCTGTATGTCAGAGAAGGGCTTACAGTGCAACCATTGTTGAGCGGTGGAAGCGGAGTTCAGACTTACAATAAAAAACATCCGGTGGAGATGCCGACAGCATTGGA
The sequence above is drawn from the Dorea formicigenerans genome and encodes:
- the yedF gene encoding sulfurtransferase-like selenium metabolism protein YedF; this encodes MITVNAMGDNCPIPVIKTKKAMDALTGPETIEVLVDNEIAVQNVTKMATSAGGKVTSEQKAEKEYVVTIEMEGAPAAEDDAEDDNTVVVISSDRMGTGNDELGKVLIKGFIFAVTQLDKLPKTMLFYNGGATLTTEGSDSLEDLKSLEAQGVEIMTCGTCLDYYGLKDKLAVGSVTNMYSIVETQAKATKIIKP
- a CDS encoding selenium metabolism-associated LysR family transcriptional regulator, with product MNLKQLEAFVQVSESGSFSKAAKELFLTQPTISAHISSLEKELNVRLFIRNTKEVSLSDDGKDLYRYAKQITDLEKAIEERFYMDSDDGKHFITIAASTIPAQYLLPKVLMCYRERYPKEQIKIMETDSSEVVTQVVDHMVDVGFTGTVLEKKHCKYIPFYKDELAVITPDTPEYRILKEQNRDDIDWIKRKPLILREEGSGTRKEAEKQLKNAGISMEDLDIVASIANQETIKKSVKQGMGITVLSRLAAEDEDGLLIFPIPGADEGRDINLVYNKNYQMTRSADRFIRIVKEVYDIE
- the selA gene encoding L-seryl-tRNA(Sec) selenium transferase translates to MNKNMLYRSIPKVDVLLEDPEIQGLIETYSRDTVVESIHLEMDALRKYIGTCEDEEKAKEQIGNLNMNVRRTVTAMHTPNMRSVINGTGTILHTNLGRAPISQKHMNRIAQIATGYSNLEYNLEAGRRGERYSHFEKLLCKITGAEAAMAVNNNAAAVMLILSSLAKGGEVVVSRGELVEIGGKFRVPDVMEQSGATLVEVGTTNKTHYDDYESAITEETKALLKVHTSNYRIVGFTDTVGIDELIPIAKEHDIPVIEDLGSGVLIDLSKYGITYEPTVQDSIRKGADVVCFSGDKLLGGPQAGIIIGKKKYIDMMKKNQLTRALRIDKFTATALELVLQEYLSEENAIQNIPVLKMITKSYDETVAEAKTFKRMLQRAKLPAAYEVVDCESQIGGGSLPLERIPSAAVAIHPEKISVPELEERMRHLPVPIIPRTVNDTILLDVRTLDKDAMTLAVKQLKEMDILEETSLL
- a CDS encoding aminotransferase class V-fold PLP-dependent enzyme produces the protein MIYMDNAATTMHKPKTVIDAVVAAMSSMGNAGRGANEASLSASRIIYDTRERLAKLFGAENPKQIVFTMNSTESLNIAIKGLIEPGDHVITTMLEHNSVLRPLYEMEERGAKLTIIKADKQGNFSLEDMEAAITPKTKAIVCTNGSNLTGNYVDVAAVGEMAHRHGVLLIVDASQTAGVFPIDVQKMNIDVLCFTGHKGLLAPQGTGGLYVREGLTVQPLLSGGSGVQTYNKKHPVEMPTALEAGTLNGHGIAGMNAALAYLEETGIDTIREREQELMWKFYEGVKDIPNVTVYGDFSTKNRCAIVALNIGDYDSAEVSDELLTEYGISTRPGGHCAPLAHEALGNVEQGAVRFSFSHYNTDEEIETAIRAIEELAQDEE
- the selD gene encoding selenide, water dikinase SelD, which translates into the protein MKTNVKLTSLSKTSGUAAKIGPETLAQVLSKLPKFQDDKLIVGIETSDDAAIYKVTDDIAMIQTVDFFTPIVDDPYMFGQIAAANSLSDVWAMGGEPAVALNIVGFPNCLDPAILGDILAGGADKVKEAGAVLVGGHSVQDDEPKYGLCVSGFVHPDKIFKNYGCRPGDILVLTKQIGSGVVNTAIKADMASPSAIREAETVMASLNKLGKQVVEKFDVSACTDITGFGLLGHCVEMASASEVTFEINVRDIEYFADAIDYAKMGLVPAGAYKNRGYSIDQVEVGHVEDFYLDLLYDPQTSGGLLMSVAPENLQEMLADFRAAHMDTKISIIGKVAEKSDKLIRLY
- the selB gene encoding selenocysteine-specific translation elongation factor, with the translated sequence MKNIIIGTAGHIDHGKTTLIKALTGRNTDRWEEEQKRGITIDLGFTYFDLPSGDRAGIIDVPGHERFINNMVAGVVGMDLVLLVIAADEGIMPQTREHMDILHLLGIEKSIIVLNKCDIVDEEWLELVEEEVREELKGTFLEKAPVCKVSAATGQGLEELIQVIEHMTSDEVVAKDVNTIPRLPIDRAFTLSGFGTIITGTLVSGTIRKEDTLEMYPIGKECKIRSIQVHGQDKKECYAGQRVAINLSNVKKKEIQRGCVLAPPASMKNTDLLDVKMNILDSSMRVLTNHTRLHLFTGTSEILCRAVLLDKEEIGPGESGYVQLRLEDEIAVRRGDKFVVRFYSPMETIGGGVILEPNPGVKRRFQQDVIEELKRKESGSSADVIELHIKEHGDTMITSAELAKLTALSMDEVNQDIEELKENGQIYVFPMKKDTFTWHADSKRGAVQAIVKSLESYEKENPYRYGMKKAEVQMTHFKGMKPNVFDKVIELLETEGYVKRVGEFLCTPQFEIKKDETYNKIAKTVLGTFESAKYDFAKYSEIDFGKTPRAMADDILNVLLVEGKVVKIAEDMYTLTEYMEEAKNIIREKLAEDPVITIAQVRDIFATSRKSAKPILEYMDSIKVTKKVGAESERVAY